From the Thermococcus sp. 18S1 genome, one window contains:
- a CDS encoding MTH1187 family thiamine-binding protein, producing MVIVEFVIVPLGEKSLSRYVAEVVKLLERKGVKYQLTPMATIIEVPTVREAFAIIEEAHELMFKLGAERVSTTVRIDDRRDRDRCMEDKVKSVMEKVRGG from the coding sequence GTGGTGATAGTAGAGTTCGTCATCGTTCCCCTCGGCGAGAAGAGCCTGAGCAGGTACGTCGCGGAAGTGGTAAAGCTTTTAGAGAGGAAGGGAGTTAAATATCAACTGACGCCGATGGCGACGATCATAGAGGTTCCAACGGTGCGGGAAGCGTTCGCAATAATCGAGGAGGCCCACGAACTGATGTTCAAACTGGGAGCCGAGAGGGTTTCAACAACCGTGAGGATAGACGATCGGCGCGACAGGGACAGGTGCATGGAGGACAAGGTAAAATCGGTGATGGAGAAAGTGAGGGGTGGTTGA
- a CDS encoding TIGR00296 family protein: MYKIRDEWGEFLVRLARRAIEEYVRNGRTIKPPEDTPPELWEKMGVFVTLNNRHAPPQTALRGCIGFPLPIYPLVEATIKAAIYAAVDDPRFPPVREGELDDLVIEVSVLTPPELIEGSPEERPRKIKVGRDGLIIEKGIYSGLLLPQVPVEWGWDEEEFLAQTCWKAGLPPDCWLDEDTKVYRFTAEIFEEEKPGGPVKRKPLV, encoded by the coding sequence ATGTACAAAATCAGGGATGAGTGGGGGGAGTTTCTCGTCAGGCTCGCGAGGAGAGCGATAGAGGAGTACGTTAGAAACGGCAGGACGATAAAGCCTCCAGAGGACACACCCCCGGAGCTGTGGGAGAAGATGGGCGTCTTCGTGACCCTCAACAATCGCCATGCGCCGCCCCAGACGGCCCTCCGCGGATGCATAGGCTTCCCCCTCCCGATATACCCGCTGGTTGAGGCGACGATAAAGGCGGCCATCTACGCCGCCGTCGACGATCCGCGCTTCCCTCCGGTGAGGGAGGGCGAGCTGGACGACCTAGTTATCGAGGTGAGCGTCCTTACGCCCCCCGAATTAATCGAGGGATCGCCGGAGGAGAGGCCGAGGAAGATAAAGGTCGGCAGGGACGGTCTGATAATCGAGAAGGGCATTTACTCCGGCCTGCTTCTCCCGCAGGTGCCGGTAGAGTGGGGCTGGGACGAGGAGGAGTTCTTAGCCCAAACCTGCTGGAAGGCCGGCCTTCCGCCCGACTGCTGGCTGGATGAGGACACGAAGGTCTACCGCTTCACCGCCGAGATTTTTGAGGAAGAAAAACCGGGCGGGCCGGTCAAAAGGAAGCCGCTTGTGTAG
- a CDS encoding choice-of-anchor L domain-containing protein produces MMRKVVALAIVLLFLGSLVATPAFQGISFVTAVDVKNTRMESQQQLAQKLSKTSAEDVVSGVVDRDATKEALAILTEDSKSTLVSAEFLGVNAQILIATSPRQGFPTEGSAYLIISTGKAKDVLSGTAERFISTNLGGRTGIHPRLKNIPTFDVATLKITLKVPKNAKTLSFKWKFGTEEIPTYIHSQYMDYFRAYIVLPDGSKKDVTTLPNGEIPYVDTIVDYVNIPGGDSQSPTPPFPIPNDVALNAITTAGSKDEPFIPFISTIDVTPYQGQEITILFEIGDAGDGILDSAVFIDGLGFDIKSSPTMKIDFLYDPSEPTVGETVWFTAQIPDTLKDSDAKFIWDFGDGHTTETNIPSVEHLYEEGGRKYYVTLTVKAKENGQWKEVGQISKPIYVQSLSEQEQEIYEILRKIDQWFNSADKYISGSDLSGIVSDMFSVYLSQEDTVKGEHEEYLPRIPSSYLEDVKGISPKYRKFSENAPAPTITSSELRKLLEYLHEMKTTPIYINGIVLSKNANGEFSIKYPDKTVYIREITSKKIPELGYVVIYKSQYMNIPVDNIQKTITILVEPKLIFDKISNRVSSRVDLWFGASCMIIFGKEVCPDVKSVFKGDFDIHGGASIGVGILDKLGDLLQGKLSILSPIFELVMKIIKLANDFGISIPTEGNMGIEGGIELENLKMQKYYVRSWSSVQLADMGGETSCRVGVRADNPDIGQALLTFPVNLGQTLALVSTNIPVVNWLIYSTYVGMVTLIPGDWKYNLYAEGSISRNLVGKKYGLVSLGVDAEVGTSMRLVPVWDPRWNLNVHGGVIGKISAESPDIPLWSILNLKLYGEAELPILELEFGDPIKPNMPDIHPTFVSDQPIGSQSPYKGIALSFNITTDTPCNCTIMPLLVLNNTPVVALKKNLTLQKGSNIVTLTVPGQYVYLTYYNGQFNVGLIINNENGSLVYANFTLGTTKSYNYVDFEHVIPEFSIKYEPIDKDSDGLYDAIKFNITEKEGLTGITLRPVLTAPGWIVYLNATNLTTSNTYITELDGMYVRKLAGNFTFVFYVYNTTSGIYLGTHSKEITVNPSKFESAYPTIQSFEPVVVNNTPVLKFNVSVPQKSNLTITVRYQINNAMYESAQIYPNATSNTYIIVPLNKDVFIMHNTTTAKIISANLVSDGLTVDTVPINQALTFVFTPDARFLDINTGQINDTLLVSAYIVSYIDTNATAVALLTFGNNSVSSYKYLTLRSLVPTGILTVFNFTLENLTDEIRESNGTGQLSVILYDSSGNLLAIQTIPVIVSHEESTAKKVENNIPAETHINVIITLSHLWTAWFFNYYEEFNSLYTNATAMNVSNETLQRALELHHNATALILKAWHTDDINYIKEHLWEHVVFIPQVWNVRKAFLMEREAVNLLKKALNEYG; encoded by the coding sequence ATGATGAGGAAAGTTGTGGCTCTGGCAATTGTGTTGTTGTTCCTGGGTAGTTTGGTAGCGACGCCAGCGTTTCAGGGGATATCGTTTGTGACAGCGGTAGATGTCAAAAATACGAGAATGGAATCCCAACAGCAATTAGCTCAAAAGCTATCTAAGACTTCTGCTGAGGATGTTGTTTCGGGAGTTGTTGATAGGGATGCAACTAAAGAAGCTCTTGCAATATTAACAGAAGACAGTAAAAGTACACTTGTTAGTGCTGAGTTTCTGGGAGTAAACGCTCAGATTCTTATAGCAACCTCACCAAGACAGGGATTTCCAACTGAAGGATCAGCTTATTTGATAATTAGCACTGGAAAAGCCAAGGATGTTTTAAGTGGAACTGCAGAGAGATTCATTTCCACAAATCTTGGGGGAAGAACTGGCATCCACCCTAGGTTGAAAAACATACCAACCTTTGATGTTGCGACATTGAAAATAACTTTAAAAGTTCCAAAAAATGCGAAGACTTTATCCTTTAAGTGGAAATTTGGAACAGAAGAGATACCTACTTATATACACAGCCAATATATGGATTATTTCAGAGCATATATAGTTCTTCCAGACGGATCCAAAAAAGACGTAACAACCTTGCCAAATGGAGAAATCCCCTATGTTGATACAATTGTTGACTATGTAAACATTCCTGGCGGAGACTCGCAATCTCCGACCCCCCCGTTTCCGATACCCAATGATGTTGCGTTAAATGCTATAACTACAGCTGGATCCAAAGATGAACCATTTATTCCATTTATAAGCACAATTGATGTAACTCCTTACCAAGGACAGGAAATCACAATCCTTTTTGAAATTGGAGATGCAGGAGACGGTATACTTGATTCAGCTGTCTTTATCGATGGGCTTGGATTCGATATTAAGAGCTCACCCACTATGAAGATTGACTTTTTATATGATCCGAGTGAACCCACTGTGGGGGAAACCGTCTGGTTCACTGCGCAGATACCAGATACACTAAAAGATAGCGATGCCAAGTTCATATGGGACTTTGGAGATGGGCACACTACAGAAACTAATATACCAAGTGTTGAGCATCTGTACGAGGAAGGAGGTAGGAAATACTATGTAACCTTAACCGTAAAAGCCAAAGAAAATGGACAATGGAAGGAAGTTGGACAAATATCAAAGCCAATTTATGTCCAAAGCCTAAGTGAGCAGGAACAGGAGATTTATGAAATCTTGAGAAAGATTGATCAGTGGTTTAATAGTGCCGACAAGTACATTTCCGGCTCGGACCTAAGCGGAATAGTTTCAGACATGTTTAGTGTATACTTATCTCAGGAGGATACTGTAAAAGGTGAACATGAAGAATACTTGCCACGTATTCCCTCCTCTTATCTTGAAGATGTAAAGGGAATATCGCCTAAATACAGGAAGTTTTCAGAGAATGCCCCCGCTCCTACAATAACGTCATCTGAACTGAGAAAGCTTCTTGAATATTTGCATGAAATGAAAACAACGCCTATATACATAAATGGCATTGTTCTTTCAAAGAATGCTAATGGTGAGTTCTCTATTAAATATCCCGATAAAACAGTGTATATCCGAGAAATTACCAGCAAAAAGATACCCGAGTTAGGATATGTTGTTATTTATAAGTCTCAGTATATGAATATACCCGTGGATAATATTCAGAAGACAATAACGATTTTGGTGGAACCTAAGTTAATATTTGACAAGATATCCAACAGGGTCTCCTCCAGAGTAGACTTGTGGTTCGGAGCATCCTGTATGATTATATTTGGCAAGGAAGTATGTCCTGACGTAAAAAGCGTGTTCAAAGGAGACTTTGATATACATGGGGGAGCAAGCATAGGAGTCGGAATACTTGATAAATTGGGAGATTTACTACAGGGAAAGCTTAGCATTTTGTCACCGATTTTTGAATTAGTAATGAAAATAATAAAATTAGCAAATGATTTCGGAATATCAATACCAACTGAGGGCAATATGGGAATAGAAGGTGGAATTGAACTCGAGAACCTTAAAATGCAAAAATACTACGTCAGAAGCTGGAGCTCTGTTCAGTTAGCTGATATGGGAGGGGAGACCTCATGCAGAGTAGGCGTAAGAGCTGATAATCCTGACATTGGTCAGGCACTATTGACGTTCCCGGTAAATCTTGGACAAACATTAGCGTTGGTTTCAACAAACATTCCAGTAGTCAATTGGCTCATATATTCGACATATGTTGGGATGGTAACCCTTATTCCAGGCGACTGGAAGTACAATCTATACGCAGAAGGCTCAATTAGCAGAAATCTTGTAGGTAAAAAATATGGACTAGTCAGCTTGGGTGTGGATGCAGAAGTGGGCACTTCCATGAGACTTGTGCCAGTATGGGATCCCAGATGGAACCTAAATGTTCATGGAGGAGTAATAGGAAAAATCTCAGCAGAGAGTCCGGATATCCCCCTGTGGAGCATTTTAAACCTGAAATTATATGGAGAAGCGGAATTACCCATTCTTGAACTTGAATTCGGTGATCCGATTAAGCCTAATATGCCAGATATCCATCCCACTTTTGTCAGTGATCAGCCAATAGGTAGTCAGAGCCCGTACAAAGGTATAGCACTCTCGTTTAACATAACTACAGATACACCGTGCAATTGTACTATAATGCCATTATTGGTTTTAAACAACACTCCAGTAGTTGCTTTGAAGAAGAATCTCACACTCCAGAAGGGTTCTAATATAGTTACACTAACAGTACCGGGGCAGTACGTTTATCTTACCTACTACAATGGTCAGTTCAATGTTGGTTTAATTATTAATAACGAAAACGGAAGCCTAGTCTATGCTAACTTCACCCTCGGAACCACAAAGAGTTATAACTATGTAGACTTCGAGCATGTTATCCCAGAATTCAGCATTAAATACGAGCCCATTGACAAAGATTCGGATGGGTTATATGATGCCATAAAGTTCAACATAACAGAAAAAGAAGGGCTAACTGGGATAACCCTGAGACCAGTTTTAACAGCTCCTGGATGGATCGTATACCTTAACGCCACAAATTTGACCACTTCAAATACATACATAACAGAACTGGATGGGATGTACGTCAGAAAGTTAGCGGGCAACTTTACATTTGTGTTCTATGTTTACAATACAACAAGCGGAATTTACCTGGGCACGCACTCTAAAGAAATAACCGTGAACCCATCAAAGTTCGAGTCAGCATATCCAACGATACAGTCCTTTGAGCCAGTTGTAGTGAACAATACTCCAGTGCTGAAATTCAACGTTAGCGTTCCACAAAAATCAAACCTGACAATAACCGTAAGGTACCAAATAAACAATGCTATGTATGAATCTGCCCAAATCTACCCTAATGCAACGTCAAACACTTATATTATTGTACCCCTAAACAAAGACGTATTCATCATGCATAACACCACTACAGCAAAGATAATCTCAGCAAACTTGGTCTCAGATGGTCTCACAGTGGATACTGTTCCAATAAATCAGGCTCTCACGTTTGTATTTACTCCAGATGCTAGGTTCTTAGACATAAATACGGGACAGATTAATGATACTTTGCTGGTATCTGCATACATTGTAAGCTATATAGACACTAATGCAACAGCAGTTGCACTACTGACCTTTGGGAATAACTCAGTATCTTCATACAAGTACTTAACCCTCAGAAGCTTAGTCCCAACAGGAATTTTGACAGTATTCAACTTCACTTTGGAAAATCTCACGGATGAAATTAGGGAGAGTAATGGGACTGGACAACTTTCCGTTATATTATATGATAGTTCAGGAAACTTACTTGCTATCCAAACCATACCAGTAATTGTTTCACATGAGGAATCCACAGCCAAGAAGGTGGAGAATAACATCCCGGCAGAGACACATATTAACGTTATCATTACTCTCTCTCACCTCTGGACGGCATGGTTCTTTAACTACTATGAAGAATTCAACAGCCTATACACCAATGCAACCGCTATGAACGTGAGCAATGAAACCCTGCAGAGGGCTCTCGAACTTCACCACAATGCAACTGCGTTAATTCTTAAGGCATGGCACACCGATGATATCAACTACATCAAAGAACACCTATGGGAACACGTTGTCTTCATACCACAGGTATGGAACGTAAGAAAAGCGTTCCTTATGGAAAGGGAAGCGGTGAACCTGTTAAAGAAGGCACTAAATGAGTATGGTTGA
- a CDS encoding RsmB/NOP family class I SAM-dependent RNA methyltransferase, whose amino-acid sequence MELFYRVSFQEVVADALSLVEERELSSKHALERVFKRVSGRDRDKARGLAHAYVFEIEKWRAKIDFIINSVLKGSRVEDLDPYLANLLRIGTFEIHFRKVPPAVATDSIIRVVKERFDFSRAKFVNALMHSIEKFDVEKALKRLKEKDRIEWLSVRFSHPRWYVEYAVELLGYDEAVRLLLSNNRPQRYYVRANTLKTDVDSLRDYLEENGVRTALTPVPDVLKILEYKTPVTRLDWYREGKFVIQDLASAYVAHVLAPEPGERVLDLAAAPGSKTFHAAALMENKGEIIAVDYSYDRLMRMKEKMKLLGIKNVKLVHADGQSFKDKAKFDKIILDAPCSSSGTYRQFPEVKWRFDEKKIKRIINVQRNMLRNAYENLREGGEMTYSTCSIRIDEDEENVLFAVERVGLELANYDFNWGDRGFLEIGDRVFRAWTHKHDCNGFFIAKMKRE is encoded by the coding sequence ATGGAGCTGTTTTACCGCGTGAGCTTTCAGGAAGTGGTGGCGGACGCGTTAAGCTTGGTCGAGGAGCGCGAGCTCTCATCGAAGCACGCCCTTGAGAGGGTCTTCAAGAGGGTGTCCGGTAGGGACCGGGACAAGGCGCGGGGATTGGCTCATGCCTACGTCTTTGAGATAGAGAAGTGGCGCGCCAAGATAGACTTCATAATCAACTCCGTCCTCAAGGGTTCGAGGGTGGAAGACCTGGACCCATACCTGGCCAACCTTCTGAGAATAGGCACCTTTGAAATCCACTTCAGGAAAGTGCCGCCGGCTGTAGCTACGGACTCGATAATCAGGGTCGTCAAGGAGCGCTTTGATTTCTCAAGGGCGAAGTTCGTCAACGCGCTCATGCATTCGATAGAGAAGTTCGACGTGGAGAAAGCCCTGAAAAGGCTCAAGGAGAAGGACAGGATAGAATGGCTTTCCGTCCGCTTCTCCCATCCCCGCTGGTACGTCGAGTACGCGGTGGAGCTTTTGGGCTACGATGAGGCGGTTAGGTTACTCCTGAGCAACAACAGGCCGCAGAGGTACTACGTCAGAGCAAACACCCTTAAGACCGACGTGGACTCGCTGAGGGACTACCTTGAGGAGAACGGCGTGAGGACGGCCTTAACCCCAGTTCCGGACGTCCTGAAGATACTCGAATACAAGACTCCGGTAACGAGGCTCGACTGGTACAGGGAAGGGAAGTTCGTTATCCAGGATCTGGCCTCTGCCTACGTCGCCCACGTACTGGCCCCCGAACCCGGCGAGAGGGTTCTTGACCTAGCGGCGGCGCCGGGTTCAAAAACCTTCCACGCGGCGGCGCTGATGGAGAACAAAGGCGAGATAATCGCGGTTGACTACTCCTACGACAGGCTCATGCGCATGAAGGAGAAGATGAAACTCCTCGGAATCAAGAACGTCAAACTGGTTCATGCCGACGGCCAGAGCTTTAAAGACAAGGCCAAGTTCGACAAAATCATTCTCGACGCGCCGTGCTCAAGCTCCGGAACCTACCGGCAGTTCCCGGAAGTGAAGTGGCGCTTCGATGAGAAGAAGATAAAGCGCATCATAAACGTCCAGAGGAACATGCTCCGCAATGCCTATGAGAACCTCAGGGAAGGCGGGGAGATGACCTACTCGACGTGCTCGATTAGGATTGATGAAGACGAGGAGAACGTCCTCTTCGCGGTTGAGAGGGTCGGGCTTGAGTTGGCGAACTATGACTTCAACTGGGGCGATAGGGGCTTCCTTGAAATCGGCGATAGGGTTTTCAGAGCGTGGACGCACAAACACGACTGCAACGGGTTCTTCATTGCAAAGATGAAAAGGGAATAA
- a CDS encoding DNA polymerase codes for MILDTDYITEDGKPVIRIFKKENGEFKIEYDRNFEPYIYALLKDDSAIEDVKKITAGRHGRVVKVKRAEKVKKKFLGRPLEVWVLYFTHPQDVPAIRDEIRKHPAVVDIYEYDIPFAKRYLIDKGLIPMEGDEELKLLSFDIETLYHEGEEFGTGPILMISYADEDEARVITWKKIDLPYVDVVSTEKEMIKRFLKVVKEKDPDVLITYNGDNFDFAYLKKRCEKLGIKFTLGRDGSEPKIQRMGDRFAVEVKGRIHFDLYPVIRRTINLPTYTLEAVYEAVFGKPKEKVYPEEITRAWETGEGLERVARYSMEDAKVTFELGREFFPMEAQLSRLIGQSLWDVSRSSTGNLVEWFLLRKAYERNELAPNKPDERELARRRGGYAGGYVKEPERGLWDNIVYLDFRSLYPSIIITHNVSPDTLNREGCKEYDRAPQVGHKFCKDVPGFIPSLLGSLLDERQKIKKRMKASIDPLEKKLLDYRQKAIKILANSFYGYYGYARSRWYCKECAESVTAWGRDYIEMVIRELEEKFGFKVLYADTDGLHATIPGEDAETVKKKAKEFLNYINPKLPGLLELEYEGFYIRGFFVTKKKYAVIDEEGKITTRGLEIVRRDWSEIAKETQARVLEAILRHGDVEEAVRIVKDVTEKLSRYEVPPEKLVIHEQITRELKDYKATGPHVAIAKRLAARGIKIRPGTVISYIVLKGSGRIGDRAIPFDEFDPTKHRYDAEYYIENQVLPAVERILKAFGYKKEELRYQKTRQVGLGAWLKPKGKK; via the coding sequence ATGATCCTCGATACCGACTACATCACAGAGGATGGGAAGCCCGTCATAAGGATATTTAAGAAGGAGAACGGCGAGTTCAAGATAGAATATGACAGGAACTTTGAGCCTTACATCTACGCCCTTCTGAAGGACGATTCTGCCATAGAGGACGTTAAGAAGATAACCGCCGGGCGCCACGGCAGGGTCGTTAAGGTGAAGCGCGCCGAGAAGGTTAAGAAGAAGTTCCTCGGCAGGCCCCTGGAGGTCTGGGTTCTCTACTTCACTCACCCCCAGGACGTCCCGGCGATAAGGGACGAGATACGAAAGCATCCTGCCGTCGTTGACATCTACGAGTACGACATACCCTTCGCCAAGCGCTACCTCATAGATAAGGGGCTAATCCCGATGGAGGGCGACGAGGAGCTCAAGCTGCTCTCCTTCGACATCGAGACTCTCTACCACGAGGGCGAGGAGTTCGGAACAGGGCCGATTCTGATGATAAGCTACGCCGACGAGGACGAGGCGAGGGTCATAACGTGGAAAAAGATAGACCTCCCCTACGTTGACGTCGTCTCCACCGAGAAGGAGATGATAAAGCGCTTCCTCAAGGTTGTCAAGGAGAAGGACCCCGACGTGCTCATAACCTACAACGGCGACAACTTCGACTTTGCCTACCTCAAGAAGCGGTGCGAGAAGCTCGGGATAAAGTTCACGCTCGGGAGAGATGGGAGCGAGCCCAAAATACAGCGCATGGGGGACAGGTTTGCGGTCGAGGTGAAGGGGAGGATTCACTTCGACCTATACCCCGTCATAAGGAGGACGATAAACCTCCCAACCTACACCCTTGAGGCGGTTTACGAGGCAGTCTTTGGAAAGCCGAAGGAGAAGGTCTACCCCGAGGAGATAACCAGGGCCTGGGAGACCGGCGAGGGGCTCGAAAGGGTCGCGCGCTACTCCATGGAGGACGCGAAGGTCACCTTTGAACTCGGTAGGGAGTTCTTCCCGATGGAGGCCCAGCTCTCAAGGCTGATAGGCCAGAGCCTTTGGGACGTCTCCCGCTCAAGCACCGGCAACCTCGTGGAGTGGTTCCTCCTGAGGAAGGCCTACGAGAGGAACGAATTGGCTCCAAACAAGCCCGACGAGCGGGAACTTGCGAGACGGCGCGGAGGCTACGCGGGTGGATACGTTAAGGAGCCGGAGCGTGGACTGTGGGACAACATAGTCTACCTGGACTTCCGCAGCCTGTACCCCTCGATCATCATCACCCACAACGTCTCTCCGGACACCCTAAACCGCGAGGGCTGTAAAGAGTACGACAGGGCTCCCCAGGTAGGTCATAAGTTCTGTAAGGACGTCCCGGGCTTCATCCCGAGCCTTTTGGGTTCCCTTCTCGATGAGAGGCAGAAGATAAAGAAGAGGATGAAGGCCAGCATAGACCCGCTGGAGAAGAAGCTCCTCGATTACAGGCAGAAGGCCATCAAAATCCTTGCCAACAGCTTCTACGGCTACTACGGCTACGCCCGCTCCCGCTGGTACTGCAAGGAGTGCGCCGAGAGCGTTACAGCTTGGGGCAGGGACTACATCGAGATGGTGATCCGCGAGCTGGAGGAGAAGTTTGGCTTCAAGGTGCTCTACGCGGACACCGATGGGCTGCACGCCACAATTCCTGGAGAGGATGCTGAGACAGTCAAGAAGAAGGCGAAGGAGTTCCTGAATTACATCAATCCCAAACTCCCGGGACTTCTCGAACTCGAATACGAGGGCTTCTACATCAGGGGGTTCTTCGTGACGAAGAAGAAGTACGCTGTCATAGACGAGGAGGGCAAGATAACCACGCGCGGGCTTGAAATCGTCCGGCGCGACTGGAGCGAGATAGCCAAGGAGACCCAGGCGAGGGTTTTAGAGGCCATACTGAGGCACGGTGACGTTGAGGAGGCAGTCAGGATAGTCAAGGACGTTACCGAGAAGCTGAGCAGGTATGAGGTTCCGCCGGAGAAGCTGGTCATCCACGAGCAGATTACCAGGGAGCTGAAGGATTACAAGGCCACTGGCCCCCACGTGGCCATAGCGAAGCGCCTCGCGGCGAGGGGAATAAAGATACGTCCCGGAACGGTGATAAGCTACATCGTTCTCAAGGGCTCCGGAAGGATAGGCGACAGGGCGATTCCCTTCGACGAGTTCGACCCGACAAAGCACCGCTACGACGCGGAATACTACATCGAGAACCAGGTTCTGCCGGCCGTGGAGAGGATTCTGAAGGCCTTCGGCTACAAGAAGGAGGAGCTCAGGTATCAGAAAACGAGGCAGGTTGGCCTCGGGGCGTGGCTCAAGCCGAAGGGGAAGAAGTGA
- a CDS encoding type II toxin-antitoxin system VapC family toxin, translated as MIVVDASALVKVVLQEQGWEEVPTEPHVATLDYALVEGMNAIWKAVRRGELTIEQGKVKVVVLKTLGSSITLFEAQNFFERGLEIALRENITIYDALYIALAEALNADFLTADEKQYLAAKNYVKAMLVE; from the coding sequence GTGATAGTCGTTGATGCCTCAGCCCTTGTGAAAGTCGTTTTGCAGGAGCAAGGTTGGGAAGAAGTACCAACGGAGCCACACGTGGCGACGCTCGACTATGCACTCGTTGAGGGCATGAACGCAATCTGGAAGGCAGTGCGACGTGGAGAGCTAACCATTGAGCAGGGAAAGGTTAAGGTAGTCGTTCTTAAGACGTTAGGGAGCTCGATAACACTTTTTGAGGCGCAAAACTTTTTCGAGAGGGGGCTGGAAATAGCATTGAGGGAGAACATCACGATCTACGACGCCCTTTACATAGCCCTGGCCGAGGCACTGAACGCGGATTTTCTGACTGCGGACGAGAAACAGTATCTGGCCGCCAAAAACTACGTCAAGGCGATGCTCGTTGAATAG
- a CDS encoding type II toxin-antitoxin system VapC family toxin: MDSNIFIEALKGNPEAEKILTRLFHSNDRVFINDVVFSEVMYHFIRIKVGSYWGAKKNPETVAKTVEEFEEVVLPLLAIPDFLEVNYEVSTRALRLSKIYGLLPNDSIILATAEYYGIDVLVSLDGDFKRACDEEGIALVSSSEDL, from the coding sequence GTGGACAGTAACATTTTCATCGAGGCCCTTAAAGGGAATCCTGAGGCTGAAAAGATACTAACACGGCTCTTTCATTCGAACGACAGGGTTTTTATTAACGACGTGGTTTTCAGCGAGGTCATGTATCATTTTATACGCATCAAGGTCGGTTCCTACTGGGGGGCTAAGAAAAACCCCGAGACAGTGGCAAAAACTGTGGAGGAGTTTGAGGAAGTCGTGCTCCCGCTATTGGCGATTCCAGATTTCCTTGAGGTTAATTATGAGGTGTCCACAAGGGCACTGCGGCTCTCGAAGATCTATGGGCTACTTCCGAACGACTCGATTATTCTGGCGACGGCTGAGTATTACGGCATTGATGTCCTGGTCTCTCTCGACGGCGATTTTAAGAGGGCTTGTGATGAGGAAGGGATAGCGTTAGTGTCCTCCTCGGAGGATCTTTAA
- a CDS encoding HAD family hydrolase, translated as MKLASFDVWNTLLDINIMLDAMAVELSKLMGACLIDVVEGMMLTRERIKRMRAQTAGDPSRALEESQEMLAELLGTDIELVKRAAARAVLKVDDGIVLPGAKEALEGVKRKGLKVTVTGNVMFWPGSYTRLLLERFGLMNFIDKTFFADEVLAYKPMPEMFRKPLDVFGVEPDEAIHIGDTYAEDFEGALRTGMWAVWINPEAEEVRKIHERGFEVPDVEGILEVLGRISD; from the coding sequence ATGAAGCTCGCTTCATTCGACGTCTGGAACACCCTCCTGGACATAAACATCATGCTCGACGCCATGGCGGTTGAACTCTCCAAGCTGATGGGGGCGTGCCTTATAGACGTCGTCGAGGGGATGATGCTCACCCGCGAGAGGATAAAGCGAATGAGGGCCCAGACGGCTGGAGACCCCTCCAGGGCCCTCGAAGAAAGCCAGGAGATGCTGGCGGAGCTCCTGGGAACAGATATCGAGCTCGTCAAGAGGGCCGCCGCAAGGGCAGTTCTGAAGGTCGATGACGGGATAGTTCTCCCTGGGGCAAAGGAAGCCCTTGAAGGCGTTAAGAGAAAGGGCCTGAAGGTCACCGTGACGGGCAACGTGATGTTCTGGCCGGGTTCGTACACCCGGCTCCTGCTGGAGCGCTTCGGGCTCATGAACTTCATAGACAAGACATTCTTCGCCGACGAGGTTCTCGCTTACAAGCCGATGCCTGAGATGTTCAGAAAACCGCTGGATGTCTTTGGGGTCGAGCCGGACGAGGCGATTCACATAGGCGACACCTACGCCGAGGACTTTGAGGGTGCGCTGAGAACCGGCATGTGGGCGGTCTGGATAAACCCCGAGGCCGAAGAGGTCAGAAAAATCCACGAGAGGGGCTTTGAGGTTCCCGACGTTGAGGGGATTCTGGAGGTGCTGGGGAGGATTTCGGATTAA